The Phycisphaeraceae bacterium genome has a window encoding:
- a CDS encoding DUF721 domain-containing protein, with amino-acid sequence MPHRLHEIERLRPHRARRDGFQPLGDRIEARRRDLERTVKRLGPAMAAWEQVVPADLAAQTRVRSVRSGMLGVDVASSGALYEVDRLLRAGATGEIARLTGGVIRQVRLRVASISDDIDPTPRTSA; translated from the coding sequence ATGCCGCATCGGCTGCACGAGATCGAGCGATTGCGTCCGCATCGCGCCAGACGCGACGGATTTCAGCCGCTGGGCGATCGCATCGAAGCCCGTCGCCGCGACCTGGAGAGGACCGTCAAGCGTCTGGGCCCCGCGATGGCCGCATGGGAGCAGGTCGTCCCTGCCGATCTCGCCGCGCAGACGCGGGTTCGCTCGGTGAGATCCGGCATGCTGGGCGTGGACGTGGCCTCATCCGGCGCCCTGTACGAGGTTGATCGACTGCTCCGTGCCGGCGCGACGGGCGAGATCGCCCGACTTACCGGCGGCGTGATCCGGCAGGTCCGCCTCCGGGTGGCCTCGATCAGCGACGACATCGACCCGACGCCGCGGACTTCCGCATGA
- a CDS encoding anthranilate synthase component I family protein, with product MTTTLVPSPIASTPALPADPLMVVRRWPVEWPLMALCSGAAHERWGRWTILARPRGWYTHLGGRSDLAGFDPAPPWVRHLTFGHDPLQDVDRLFGISTGGVRAGEAEHDDPGPPFRGGWIGSFGYELGFSIEPTARVDLVKTPSWPLIELAWCPDALVFDHASGRWWMIGEVEAIVDRLVGDLLPSPIGRGAGSKGLSSTAPTHAAPFQVSPLHSSPGGAAFKQAVTRTLEYIRAGDVFQANIAQQYGCDFRGSTRTLFLRAMRTSGARYGALLESAAGRTIVSMSPELFLQIDGASRRIVTRPIKGTRPMEQDAAALAGSGKDAAELHMIVDLMRNDLGRVCSFGSMRVNEARVIETYPTVHHGVAEVSGTLRPGATMGDVLRATFPPGSVTGAPKVRAMQVIDELEPHPRGAYCGAIGFIDVRGGACLNVGIRTIALTGEREPGRCDAFTYAALTYGAGCGVVADSTPDGELAECEQKTAVLRATLTG from the coding sequence GTGACCACGACGCTGGTTCCTTCCCCAATCGCATCGACCCCCGCGCTGCCCGCCGATCCGCTGATGGTGGTGCGCCGCTGGCCGGTCGAGTGGCCGCTGATGGCCCTGTGCTCAGGGGCCGCGCATGAGCGATGGGGGCGGTGGACGATTCTTGCTCGCCCGCGCGGCTGGTACACGCATCTGGGGGGGCGTTCGGATCTGGCCGGCTTCGACCCCGCGCCGCCGTGGGTGCGTCATCTGACGTTCGGACACGACCCGCTGCAGGATGTCGATCGCCTGTTTGGCATCTCGACCGGCGGAGTGCGGGCTGGCGAGGCGGAGCACGATGACCCAGGACCGCCCTTCCGCGGCGGGTGGATCGGCTCGTTCGGCTATGAACTGGGTTTCAGCATCGAGCCGACGGCGCGGGTTGACCTGGTCAAGACGCCCTCGTGGCCCTTGATCGAGCTGGCGTGGTGCCCTGATGCCCTGGTGTTCGACCATGCGTCGGGCCGGTGGTGGATGATCGGCGAGGTCGAGGCGATCGTCGATCGACTCGTGGGCGATCTGCTCCCGTCTCCCATTGGGAGAGGGGCCGGGAGTAAGGGGCTTTCCTCCACCGCTCCCACACACGCAGCCCCCTTTCAAGTCAGCCCCCTTCATTCCAGCCCCGGCGGCGCGGCGTTCAAGCAGGCGGTGACTCGCACGCTGGAGTACATCCGCGCGGGCGATGTCTTTCAGGCCAATATCGCGCAGCAGTATGGCTGCGACTTCCGCGGCTCGACCCGCACGCTCTTCCTGCGGGCGATGCGAACCAGCGGAGCGCGATACGGGGCCTTGCTGGAGAGCGCGGCAGGTCGGACGATCGTCTCCATGAGCCCGGAGCTCTTCCTGCAGATCGACGGCGCCTCGCGGCGCATCGTGACGCGCCCCATCAAGGGCACGCGTCCGATGGAGCAGGATGCCGCCGCGCTGGCCGGCTCCGGCAAGGACGCGGCGGAACTGCACATGATCGTGGACCTGATGCGCAACGACCTGGGCCGCGTCTGTTCGTTCGGCAGCATGCGCGTCAACGAGGCGCGAGTCATCGAAACCTATCCCACCGTGCATCACGGCGTGGCGGAGGTGAGCGGTACGCTGCGCCCCGGCGCGACGATGGGCGACGTGCTGCGCGCGACCTTTCCGCCCGGATCGGTGACGGGTGCGCCCAAGGTCCGCGCCATGCAGGTGATCGACGAGCTGGAGCCGCACCCGCGCGGGGCCTACTGCGGGGCGATCGGGTTCATCGACGTTCGAGGCGGGGCCTGCCTGAACGTGGGCATCCGCACCATCGCCCTGACGGGTGAGCGCGAACCGGGGCGATGTGACGCATTCACGTACGCTGCGCTGACCTACGGCGCGGGGTGCGGCGTGGTGGCGGACTCCACACCTGACGGTGAACTGGCGGAGTGTGAGCAGAAGACCGCGGTCCTGCGGGCGACGTTGACGGGGTGA
- a CDS encoding L-seryl-tRNA(Sec) selenium transferase codes for MAGRHDRSNAALRALPSVNEVVEAAALSPWREQVPRALIVRAVRAALEEHRGMLRAGGTTREAGRRPTSIESIAQSAAAMLETANHPPLTPAINGTGIIIHTGLGRAPLAKEAVEALAAVAGGYAPVELDMPSGERGLRSTIVRPLLTELTGAESATVVNNNAAALVLLLTALAKGRTVVVSRGELIEIGGSFRLPDIMAASGAFLREIGTTNRTRLSDYERAVDGSTALILKIHPSNYRIAGFTQEVETSDLAALARTRSIPLVHDIGSGALTDLTPLGIPGEPWARQSIEHGADLVLFSGDKLLGGPQAGVIVGRQALIDRIEKHPLMRAMRVDKLTLAALGATLLLHRDAAYAAQRVPVLAMAAAPLGSLQLRATRLVSSLEDEPGLKSVHAAPSDAYLGGGSLPTRKVPSVALVLTPRNGDEAVLAHRLRTAGPPLSPLLPRIQGGNVWIDLRTVLPRQDDDVIAAVRAACGASA; via the coding sequence ATGGCGGGACGACACGATCGCTCCAACGCCGCGCTTCGTGCGCTGCCCTCGGTCAACGAGGTGGTTGAGGCCGCCGCGCTGTCCCCGTGGCGGGAACAGGTGCCGCGTGCGCTGATCGTGCGGGCCGTCCGAGCCGCGCTGGAGGAGCATCGCGGCATGCTTCGAGCCGGGGGAACCACGAGAGAAGCAGGGCGCCGGCCGACTTCAATCGAGTCAATCGCCCAGTCCGCCGCCGCCATGCTGGAGACGGCCAATCACCCCCCGCTCACCCCCGCGATCAACGGCACGGGCATCATCATCCATACGGGTCTGGGCCGCGCGCCGCTGGCGAAGGAGGCGGTCGAGGCCCTCGCCGCCGTGGCGGGCGGCTACGCGCCGGTGGAACTGGACATGCCCAGCGGGGAACGCGGGCTGCGCTCCACGATCGTGCGCCCCCTGCTGACGGAACTCACCGGCGCCGAGTCGGCCACCGTGGTCAACAACAATGCCGCCGCTCTGGTGCTGCTCCTCACCGCCCTGGCGAAAGGTCGCACGGTGGTGGTATCGCGCGGCGAGTTGATCGAGATCGGCGGCTCCTTCCGGCTCCCGGACATCATGGCCGCCAGCGGCGCATTTCTGCGCGAGATCGGCACGACCAACCGAACGCGTCTGAGCGACTACGAGCGCGCCGTCGACGGCTCCACCGCGCTCATCCTCAAGATACACCCCAGCAACTACCGCATCGCGGGCTTCACGCAGGAGGTGGAGACGAGCGATCTCGCCGCACTGGCCCGCACGAGATCGATCCCGCTGGTCCACGACATCGGCTCGGGCGCGCTGACCGATCTCACGCCGCTGGGCATTCCCGGCGAGCCGTGGGCGAGACAGTCGATCGAACATGGTGCGGACCTGGTGCTTTTCAGCGGCGACAAACTGCTGGGCGGGCCGCAGGCGGGCGTCATCGTGGGGCGCCAGGCGCTCATCGACCGCATCGAGAAGCATCCGCTCATGCGGGCCATGCGGGTGGACAAACTCACCCTTGCCGCGCTGGGGGCCACGCTGCTGCTGCACCGCGATGCGGCCTACGCCGCACAGCGCGTGCCCGTGCTGGCGATGGCCGCCGCGCCGCTCGGCTCGCTGCAGCTGCGAGCCACGCGGCTGGTCAGTTCACTGGAGGATGAACCGGGATTGAAAAGCGTTCACGCCGCGCCTTCCGACGCCTACCTTGGCGGCGGCTCGCTGCCCACGCGGAAGGTGCCCAGCGTGGCCCTGGTGCTGACGCCGAGGAACGGCGATGAGGCCGTCCTCGCCCATCGGCTGCGGACGGCCGGGCCACCGCTGTCGCCGCTTCTGCCGCGCATTCAGGGCGGCAACGTCTGGATCGACTTGAGGACCGTCCTCCCGCGACAGGATGACGACGTCATCGCGGCCGTGCGTGCCGCCTGCGGTGCGTCGGCCTGA
- a CDS encoding Rrf2 family transcriptional regulator, with translation MYGKATETAIAAMSRLAEIYDGGSTRLSAADIAASRGLQGPFVAKVLTKLSQAGLVTGSRGPGGGFALAKKPRDIHLHEVYRLFEREDENNNCPFGGGVCGAGEPCPLHQKLVDVKQSMDALLQDTTFEVFRVAYQEEGRRPTPSGVIPKRPRESYRATAPAPPRSGRAG, from the coding sequence ATGTACGGCAAAGCCACCGAGACGGCGATCGCGGCGATGAGCCGACTCGCCGAAATCTATGACGGGGGTTCGACGCGCCTCTCCGCGGCGGACATTGCCGCCTCGCGCGGACTGCAGGGGCCATTCGTCGCCAAGGTGCTGACGAAACTCTCCCAGGCGGGCCTGGTCACCGGCTCGCGCGGACCGGGCGGGGGCTTCGCGCTGGCGAAGAAGCCCCGCGACATTCACCTGCACGAAGTCTACCGGCTCTTCGAGCGCGAGGACGAGAACAACAACTGTCCTTTCGGCGGCGGTGTCTGCGGCGCGGGCGAACCCTGTCCCCTGCACCAGAAACTGGTGGATGTGAAACAGTCGATGGACGCCCTGCTCCAGGACACCACCTTCGAGGTGTTCCGCGTCGCCTATCAGGAAGAGGGCAGGCGGCCCACGCCCAGCGGCGTGATCCCGAAGAGGCCTCGCGAGTCCTATCGCGCGACCGCACCGGCCCCGCCCCGGTCGGGACGAGCCGGATGA
- a CDS encoding sigma-54-dependent Fis family transcriptional regulator codes for MSDAPIRAQVLIVDDEVDHAEVMAEALHRPGHICTVVHSLAAAREEILHGGFDVVVTDLVMEEEQAGLKVLELVKQHQPDAATIMVTAHGDVPTAKAALQGGAYDFIEKPLDLDVFRNLVQRAAETVMLRHQNQALQGRVNAAYGFEGIIGESAAIRRVIGTIRQVAPSTIPVLILGESGTGKELVAGAIHKHSKRARKRYVTFNAAGQTESLLEDQLFGHVRGAFTGADRDREGVFEYADGGTLFLDEIGDMPLTMQAKLLRVLETGEVVRLGSNEPRKTDVRFISATLRDLPKMVQEGAFREDLYFRIKGVVIEIPPLRERREDIPLLVNHAVGRFSAEMEKPAPTVTGPAMMRLVAYHWPGNVRELLNVVQRMVITATGPTLDVGDVPDDIRVSDADEHVSLGSLAGVGLDKLEKEAIRQTLAMTAGNREKTAQLLGIGERTLYRKLKEYGIK; via the coding sequence ATGAGCGACGCCCCGATTCGAGCCCAGGTGCTGATCGTCGATGACGAGGTGGATCACGCGGAGGTGATGGCCGAGGCGCTGCATCGTCCCGGCCACATCTGCACGGTGGTGCATTCGCTGGCCGCCGCGCGGGAGGAGATTTTGCACGGCGGGTTCGATGTGGTGGTGACGGACCTGGTGATGGAGGAGGAGCAGGCCGGGCTGAAGGTGCTGGAGCTGGTCAAGCAGCACCAGCCGGACGCGGCGACCATCATGGTCACGGCGCATGGCGACGTGCCCACCGCCAAGGCGGCGCTGCAGGGCGGGGCGTACGACTTCATCGAGAAGCCGCTGGACCTGGACGTGTTCCGCAACCTGGTGCAGCGCGCCGCCGAGACGGTGATGCTGCGTCACCAGAACCAGGCGCTGCAGGGGCGGGTCAACGCCGCCTACGGCTTCGAGGGCATCATCGGCGAGTCGGCGGCGATCCGGCGCGTCATCGGCACCATCCGGCAGGTGGCGCCGAGCACCATTCCGGTGCTGATCCTGGGCGAGTCGGGCACCGGCAAGGAACTGGTCGCGGGCGCCATTCACAAGCACTCCAAGCGGGCCCGCAAGCGATACGTCACGTTCAACGCGGCGGGGCAGACCGAGTCCTTGCTGGAGGACCAGCTCTTCGGCCACGTGCGCGGGGCCTTCACCGGGGCCGACCGCGACCGCGAGGGCGTCTTCGAGTACGCCGACGGCGGCACGCTGTTCCTCGACGAAATCGGCGACATGCCGCTCACCATGCAGGCCAAGCTGCTGCGCGTGCTGGAGACGGGCGAAGTGGTGCGGCTGGGCTCCAACGAGCCGCGCAAGACCGACGTGCGATTCATCAGCGCCACGCTGCGCGACCTGCCGAAGATGGTGCAGGAAGGCGCGTTCCGCGAAGATCTGTACTTCCGCATCAAGGGCGTCGTGATCGAGATTCCGCCCCTGCGCGAGCGGCGCGAGGACATCCCGCTGCTGGTCAACCACGCGGTTGGCAGGTTCTCCGCCGAGATGGAGAAGCCCGCTCCGACCGTCACCGGACCGGCGATGATGCGGCTGGTGGCCTACCACTGGCCCGGCAATGTGCGCGAACTGCTCAACGTGGTGCAGCGCATGGTCATTACGGCGACGGGGCCGACGCTCGACGTGGGCGATGTGCCTGATGACATCCGGGTCAGCGATGCTGATGAGCACGTCTCGCTGGGCTCGCTGGCCGGCGTGGGGCTGGACAAGCTTGAGAAGGAGGCCATCCGCCAGACGCTGGCGATGACCGCCGGCAACCGCGAGAAGACGGCGCAGCTGCTGGGAATCGGCGAGCGGACGCTTTACCGCAAGCTCAAGGAATACGGGATCAAGTGA